The following proteins are encoded in a genomic region of Phycisphaera sp.:
- a CDS encoding FG-GAP-like repeat-containing protein, with the protein MNTSIRVVALGAVLTVPVLAAGALGQACDPAEILAPQMLYGAGERPQSVVVGDLDGDGDADLAVVGQTAREVSVLLNDGDGAFAIDARYSVDGFPAFAAIGDLDGDGDLDLAAVSAFTGDIRVLLNDGDGLFAPGGIFAVGDAPQTAAIGDLDGDGDADIVVGNVGSPDISVLLNNGDGTFAPEVRYDPRSGVASIVIGDLDGDGDADLAVATSRATVLLNDGDGSFVFDGAYGSGRELLSLAIGDVDSDGDLDLVGANSAVDNVTVLLNNGDGTFLPDTLYGVGFYPVSVAIGDLDGDGDGDLAVANRFDDSVSVLANNGDGTYADEVRFATGDSPLALAMGDLDGNGAQDLALTNYISQDVSVLLNACDPSGCPADLDGDGALTLFDFLAFQNLFATGDPAADFDGDGALTLFDFLAFQNEFDAGCS; encoded by the coding sequence ATGAATACATCCATACGCGTGGTGGCCTTGGGGGCCGTGCTGACCGTTCCCGTCCTGGCCGCGGGCGCCCTGGGCCAGGCCTGCGATCCGGCCGAGATCCTGGCACCCCAGATGCTCTACGGCGCGGGCGAGCGGCCCCAGTCGGTGGTGGTCGGCGACCTGGACGGCGACGGTGATGCCGACCTGGCCGTAGTGGGCCAGACCGCCCGAGAGGTCAGCGTGCTGCTGAACGACGGCGACGGCGCTTTTGCGATCGATGCACGCTACAGCGTGGACGGCTTCCCCGCCTTCGCGGCGATCGGCGACCTGGACGGTGACGGCGATCTGGACCTGGCCGCCGTCAGCGCGTTCACCGGCGATATCCGTGTGCTGCTCAACGACGGTGATGGTTTGTTCGCCCCGGGCGGGATCTTCGCGGTAGGCGACGCGCCCCAGACGGCGGCGATCGGCGACCTGGACGGCGATGGCGATGCCGACATCGTCGTGGGCAATGTTGGCTCGCCCGACATCAGCGTGCTGCTGAACAACGGCGACGGCACCTTCGCGCCCGAGGTGCGGTACGACCCGCGCAGCGGGGTCGCGTCCATCGTGATCGGCGATCTGGACGGCGATGGCGACGCCGATCTCGCTGTCGCGACCTCTCGCGCCACCGTGCTGCTCAATGACGGCGACGGCTCGTTCGTGTTCGATGGGGCCTACGGCTCGGGCCGAGAGCTGTTGTCCCTGGCGATCGGCGACGTGGACTCCGACGGTGACCTGGACCTGGTTGGCGCGAACTCTGCCGTCGACAACGTCACCGTGTTGCTGAACAACGGCGACGGCACGTTCCTGCCCGACACGCTCTACGGCGTGGGCTTCTACCCCGTGTCGGTGGCGATCGGTGACCTGGATGGCGACGGCGACGGCGACCTAGCGGTAGCCAACCGCTTCGACGACAGCGTCAGCGTGCTGGCGAACAACGGCGATGGGACCTACGCCGACGAGGTACGCTTCGCCACGGGCGACTCGCCCCTGGCCCTGGCGATGGGCGACCTGGACGGCAATGGCGCCCAAGACTTGGCCTTGACCAACTACATCAGCCAGGACGTCAGCGTGCTGCTCAACGCCTGCGACCCCTCCGGCTGCCCGGCCGACCTGGACGGCGATGGCGCGCTCACCCTCTTCGACTTCCTGGCGTTCCAGAACCTCTTTGCCACCGGGGACCCGGCCGCCGACTTCGACGGCGACGGGGCGTTGACGCTGTTCGATTTCCTGGCCTTCCAGAACGAGTTCGACGCGGGGTGCTCGTAG
- the recR gene encoding recombination mediator RecR has product MPEQHRKPAPKRSAPTPYPESVQRAIDEMAALPGIGRRTAERLAFYLLKGPPETAKSLAQAIAEMRTRSTPCPICGNLADEPPCRVCRAAIPSEGGSASRDASLVLVVEQPRDLFAIEASGAFAGVYHVLMGRLSPLEGVGPGDINIADLLARVDDPTRNAGGVRVKEVVLGLNPTLEGDATGLYLAQELEQRGISVSRLARGLPSGGQIDWASKAVLADAIEGRRGF; this is encoded by the coding sequence ATGCCTGAACAGCACCGCAAGCCCGCTCCCAAGCGTTCCGCACCCACGCCCTACCCCGAGAGCGTGCAGCGGGCCATCGACGAGATGGCCGCCCTGCCGGGCATCGGCCGGCGGACCGCCGAGCGGCTGGCGTTCTATCTCTTGAAGGGTCCGCCCGAGACGGCCAAGAGCCTCGCCCAGGCCATCGCCGAGATGCGCACGCGGTCGACGCCGTGCCCCATCTGCGGCAACCTGGCCGACGAGCCGCCGTGCCGCGTGTGCCGTGCGGCGATTCCGAGTGAGGGCGGGTCCGCCTCGCGGGACGCGTCGCTCGTGCTGGTGGTCGAGCAACCCCGCGACCTGTTCGCCATCGAGGCCAGCGGCGCCTTCGCGGGTGTGTACCACGTGCTGATGGGCCGGCTGAGCCCCTTGGAAGGCGTGGGCCCGGGCGACATCAACATCGCCGACTTGCTCGCGCGCGTCGACGACCCCACCCGCAACGCCGGCGGCGTGCGCGTGAAGGAGGTCGTGCTGGGCCTGAACCCGACCTTAGAAGGCGACGCGACCGGGTTGTATCTCGCCCAGGAACTCGAGCAGCGCGGCATCAGCGTGAGCCGGTTAGCGCGAGGCCTGCCCTCGGGCGGGCAGATCGACTGGGCGAGCAAGGCGGTGCTGGCGGACGCGATCGAGGGACGGCGGGGGTTTTAA